In the Quercus lobata isolate SW786 chromosome 5, ValleyOak3.0 Primary Assembly, whole genome shotgun sequence genome, one interval contains:
- the LOC115988659 gene encoding uncharacterized protein LOC115988659 has translation MGLQHEQIGSASRFEELQISAVTQINEPDSLYGVNQSHKVMKESPATFSALTYAPRRSVSKSQEQPVIAGPPPPPPVSETPVSSKNANENSSNKDYEVQMPSVLLMAALPNFPIMNAA, from the exons ATG GGTCTTCAACATGAGCAAATCGGGTCAGCCTCCAGATTTGAAGAA CTCCAGA TCTCAGCTGTCACTCAAATCAATGAACCTGACAGCTTGTATGGGGTCAACCAGTCACACAAG GTTATGAAGGAGAGTCCAGCTACTTTTTCTGCCCTAACTTATGCTCCTCGGAGGTCTGTTTCCAAGAGCCAAGAGCAGCCAGTAATTGCTggacctcctcctcctccaccagtGTCTGAGACACCGGTTTCCAGCAAAAATGCTAATGAAAACAGTAGTAATAAGGATTATGAAG TGCAGATGCCAAGTGTGTTGCTTATGGCAGCATTGCCCAATTTTCCTATA ATGAATGCAGCCTAG